The DNA segment GCATTTCGTGTATAGACATAGGGCTCACTACTGCTCCACCCATCACCTGCTCTGACCTAATTAATCCGACCAATGGAACGATCGGCTATGATATGGGGACTGCTAGTTCAAGACCAGTGTACAcggtggccacctacacctgtgacactggatacactctcaatggagacaCTACCAGGACTTGTAGGAGTGATGGAATTTGGAGTGGATCAAGTCCAGTTTGTCAGCGTAAGTACTAGCTTGTGGAATGGATTTTCTTTTTTTCATGGTATGCATGGATTTCCATACAGAGATACTGATCTGTTCCGACCTCCCTCTCGTCACTAATGGAGACGTTTTCTACACTGCTGGATTCCCTGACAACAGATCTCTCTATTCTGGAGCTACCTACACGTGCaatcctggctacactctcattgGAGGGAGCACCACCAGGacctgtgtgagtggagggagaTGGAGTGGATCACCTCCAAGttgtcaatgtgagttttgTAACTCGTACACAGTTTGCATTTCGTATATAGACATAGGGCTCACTACTGCTCCACCCATCACCTGCTCTGACCTAATTAATCCGACCAATGGAACGATCGGCTATGATATGGGGACTGCTAGTTCAAGACCAGTGTACAcggtggccacctacacctgtgacactggatacactctcaatggagacaCTACCAGGACTTGTAGGAGTGATGGAATTTGGAGTGGATCAAGTCCAGTTTGTCAGCGTAAGTACTAGCTTGTGGAATGGATATTCTTTTTTTCATGGTATGCATGGATTTCCATACAGAGATACTGATCTGTTCCGACCTCCCTTTCGTCACTAATGGAGACGTTTTCTACACTGCTGGATCCCCTGACAACAGATCTCTCTATTCTGGAGCTACCTACACGTGCaatcctggctacactctcattgGAGGGAGCACCACCAGGgcctgtgtgagtggagggagatggagtgggtcacctccaacttgtcaatgtgagttttgTAACTCGTACACAGTTTGCATTTCGTGTATAGACATAGGGCTCACTACTGCTCCACCCATCACCTGCTCTGACCTGATTAATCCGACCAATGGAACGATCGGCTATGATATGGGGACTGCTAGTTCAAGACCAGTGTACAcggtggccacctacacctgtgacactggatacactctcaatggagacaCTACCAGGACTTGTAGGAGTGATGGAATTTGGAGTGGATCAAGTCCAGTTTGTCAGCGTAAGTACTAGCTTGTGGAATGGATTTTCTTTTTTTCATGGTATGCATGGATTTCCATACAGAGATACTGATCTGTTCCGACCTCCCTCTCGTCACTAATGGAGACGTTTTCTACACTGCTGGATTCCCTGACAACAGATCTCTCTATTCTGGAGCTACCTACACGTGCaatcctggctacactctcattgGAGGGAGCACCACCAGGacctgtgtgagtggagggagatggagtgggtcacctccaacttgtcaatgtgagttttgTAACTCGTACACAGTTTGCATTTCGTGTATAGACATAGGGCTCACTACTGCTCCACCCATCACCTGCTCTGACCTGATTAATCCGACCAATGGAACGATCGGCTATGATATGGGGACTGCTAGTTCAAGACCAGTGTACAcggtggccacctacacctgtgacactggatacactctcaatggagacaCTACCAGGACTTGTAGGAGTGATGGAATTTGGAGTGGATCAAGTCCAGTTTGTCAGCGTAAGTACTAGCTTGTGGAATGGATTTTCTTTTTTTCATGGTATGCATGGATTTCCATACAGAGATACTGATCTGTTCCGACCTCCCTCTCGTCACTAATGGAGACGTTTTCTACACTGCTGGATTCCCTGACAACAGATCTCTCTATTCTGGAGCTACCTACATGTGCaatcctggctacactctcattgGAGGGAGCACCACCAGGACCTGTGTAAGTGGAGGGATCTGGAGTGGGtcacctccaacttgtcaatgtgAGTTCTGTAACTCGTACACAGTTTGCATTTCGTGTATAGACATAGGGCTCACTACTGCTCCACCCATCACCTGCTCTGACCTGATTAATTcgaccaatggaatgatcgGCTATGATATGGGGACTGCTAGTTCAAGACCAGTGTACACGGtagccacctacacctgtggcactggat comes from the Halichondria panicea chromosome 4, odHalPani1.1, whole genome shotgun sequence genome and includes:
- the LOC135335186 gene encoding P-selectin-like, with protein sequence MDFHTEILICSDLPFVTNGDVFYTAGSPDNRSLYSGATYTCNPGYTLIGGSTTRACVSGGRWSGSPPTCQYIGLTTAPPITCSDLINPTNGTIGYDMGTASSRPVYTVATYTCDTGYTLNGDTTRTCRSDGIWSGSSPVCQQILICSDLPLVTNGDVFYTAGFPDNRSLYSGATYTCNPGYTLIGGSTTRTCVSGGRWSGSPPTCQCEFCNSYTVCISCIDIGLTTAPPITCSDLINPTNGTIGYDMGTASSRPVYTVATYTCDTGYTLNGDTTRTCRSDGIWSGSSPVCQQILICSDLPLVTNGDVFYTAGFPDNRSLYSGATYMCNPGYTLIGGSTTRTCVSGGIWSGSPPTCQYIGLTTAPPITCSDLINSTNGMIGYDMGTASSRPVYTVATYTCGTGYTLNGDTTRTCRSDGIWSGSSPVCQQILICSDLTLTNGDIVYTAGFPDNRSLYSGATYTCNPGYTLIGGSTTRTCVSGGIWSGSPALT